One genomic region from Aliarcobacter cryaerophilus ATCC 43158 encodes:
- a CDS encoding exodeoxyribonuclease III produces MTKRYKFISWNVNGIRAVDKKEALKWVDDYNIDILGVQETKSMKNQIPKTIFNKEFNFKTASESAIKGRSGTALFSDINTTFDCTCPSVDILNEGRINEVHFNLGNKDIAFFNVYFPNGQSKEERLKYKMEFYDRFLKHCENLKKDGKSIIVCGDVNTAHTEIDIARPKANENTSGFLKMERDWITKFLNQGYIDTFRLIHGDLKDKYSWWSYRANARENNVGWRIDYFYVSEDLKDFVKDAYILDDIFGSDHCPIGLEIEI; encoded by the coding sequence ATGACAAAAAGATATAAATTCATCTCTTGGAATGTAAATGGTATCCGAGCAGTTGATAAAAAAGAGGCTCTTAAATGGGTAGATGATTACAATATTGATATTTTAGGAGTTCAAGAGACGAAATCAATGAAAAATCAAATTCCAAAAACAATTTTTAATAAAGAGTTTAATTTTAAAACTGCTAGTGAGTCAGCAATAAAAGGAAGAAGTGGAACAGCCCTATTTTCAGATATTAATACTACTTTTGATTGTACTTGCCCTAGTGTTGATATTTTAAATGAGGGACGAATAAATGAAGTTCATTTTAATTTAGGAAACAAAGATATAGCATTTTTTAATGTATATTTTCCAAATGGTCAAAGTAAGGAAGAAAGACTTAAATACAAAATGGAGTTTTATGATAGATTCTTAAAACATTGTGAAAATTTGAAAAAAGATGGAAAATCAATAATTGTTTGTGGAGATGTAAACACAGCTCATACTGAAATTGATATTGCACGTCCAAAAGCAAATGAAAATACAAGTGGTTTTTTAAAAATGGAGAGAGATTGGATAACAAAGTTTTTAAATCAAGGATATATTGATACTTTTAGACTAATACATGGTGACTTAAAAGACAAATACTCGTGGTGGAGCTATAGAGCAAATGCTAGAGAAAATAATGTTGGCTGGAGAATTGACTACTTTTATGTGAGTGAAGATTTAAAAGATTTTGTAAAAGATGCCTATATTTTAGATGATATTTTTGGAAGTGACCACTGTCCTATTGGACTTGAAATTGAGATTTAG
- a CDS encoding sulfite exporter TauE/SafE family protein has product MTEFISILTSTEIILGVITFLTSVIAAVVGIGGGMMLIAILPSFLPLNALIPVHGLTQVSSNISRAFFGYKDIQYEVIPKFLIGSVLGIGLFAGVLSFISLEYVPLFIGVYILLSLWSTKFNEKIKRYENYYLAGFFQTGLSMVVGATGPLTMTLLFKDYEDKDKVVATGAALMSITHLLKVVVFIYFGFVFFDFIWIIITMIFGAVFGSFVGTKVRNLIDGKKFTIILKTLLTILAIKLIVDIIIKLI; this is encoded by the coding sequence ATGACAGAATTTATTTCTATTTTAACTTCAACAGAAATTATTTTAGGAGTTATTACTTTCTTAACTTCAGTTATTGCAGCTGTTGTTGGAATAGGAGGAGGAATGATGCTAATAGCAATTTTACCATCATTCTTACCTCTAAATGCACTTATTCCAGTTCATGGACTTACTCAAGTAAGTAGCAATATAAGCCGTGCTTTTTTTGGGTATAAAGATATTCAATATGAAGTAATACCAAAGTTTTTAATAGGTTCAGTTTTAGGAATAGGCTTATTTGCTGGAGTTTTGAGTTTTATTTCGCTTGAATATGTTCCACTTTTTATTGGAGTTTATATTTTGCTTTCACTTTGGAGTACAAAATTTAATGAAAAGATTAAAAGATATGAAAATTACTATTTAGCTGGATTCTTTCAAACAGGGCTTTCTATGGTTGTTGGTGCTACTGGACCACTTACTATGACTCTTTTGTTTAAAGATTATGAAGATAAAGATAAAGTTGTAGCAACTGGAGCTGCTTTGATGAGCATAACTCATTTACTTAAAGTTGTTGTTTTTATCTATTTTGGTTTTGTATTTTTTGATTTTATTTGGATTATTATCACTATGATTTTCGGAGCTGTATTTGGAAGTTTTGTTGGAACAAAAGTAAGGAATTTAATAGATGGTAAAAAATTTACAATTATTCTAAAAACACTACTTACAATTTTAGCTATAAAACTTATTGTAGATATTATAATAAAGTTAATTTAG
- the thiI gene encoding tRNA uracil 4-sulfurtransferase ThiI, translating to MIEKEIKTQKFIVKYFTEIMIKGDRAKKQMLNQLLMNLHKLSKDISNEIVLKKFFDKIELVTPLEFSSVLKDKLLQTPGIDKVLEAIQINEMDSLDKIKVEVNRYMSNEIVDKTFVIRAKRVGTQDFKSMDIEQTVGGYMLAHNKTKGVDLRNAEVTIKLELEHNKLNIITQRYTGLGGFPLGSQGEILSLMSGGFDSTVASYLSIKRGLKTHFIFFNLGGIAHEIGVKQVSWYLWNKFASTHRVSFITIPFEDVVGQIFKDISPSYMGVMLKRLMIMAAQQVAKDMKIDALITGESVAQVSSQTLRNLSLIDSVSDILILRPLAMMSKPDIIDIATKIGTKKFAEAMPEYCGVISQNPVTAGSYDRVEKESKKFDYTILDEAIKNAKIKNIDEVLDDVCEVGTLEVVNVVGENEIVVDIRQSNDILEASCEVLKIPFYDLKKEFKKLDNSKTYLLYCDKGVLSQLHGQYLKDEGKYTNIKVFRP from the coding sequence ATGATAGAAAAAGAGATAAAAACACAAAAATTTATAGTTAAATATTTTACAGAAATTATGATAAAAGGTGATAGAGCAAAAAAACAGATGCTAAATCAACTTCTAATGAATCTACACAAACTTTCAAAAGATATTTCAAATGAGATAGTTTTAAAAAAGTTTTTTGATAAAATTGAACTAGTTACTCCTTTAGAATTTTCTTCAGTTTTAAAAGATAAACTTTTACAAACTCCTGGAATAGATAAAGTTTTAGAAGCTATACAAATAAACGAAATGGATAGCTTAGATAAGATAAAAGTTGAAGTAAACAGATATATGTCAAATGAAATAGTTGATAAAACATTTGTAATACGAGCAAAAAGAGTTGGAACTCAAGATTTTAAATCTATGGATATTGAGCAAACTGTTGGTGGCTATATGCTAGCACACAATAAAACAAAAGGTGTTGATCTTAGAAATGCTGAAGTTACTATAAAACTTGAGTTAGAACATAATAAATTAAATATTATTACACAAAGATATACTGGATTAGGTGGTTTTCCACTTGGTAGTCAAGGTGAGATTTTATCTTTGATGTCAGGTGGATTTGATTCAACTGTTGCTTCATATTTATCTATTAAAAGAGGGCTTAAGACACACTTTATATTTTTTAATTTAGGTGGAATTGCTCATGAAATTGGAGTTAAACAAGTATCTTGGTATTTGTGGAATAAATTTGCTTCAACTCACAGAGTCTCTTTTATTACTATTCCTTTTGAAGATGTTGTAGGACAAATTTTTAAAGATATTAGCCCCTCATATATGGGAGTTATGTTAAAAAGACTTATGATAATGGCTGCTCAACAAGTTGCGAAAGATATGAAAATTGATGCTTTAATAACAGGTGAAAGCGTTGCTCAAGTTTCAAGTCAAACATTAAGAAACTTAAGTTTAATAGATAGTGTAAGTGATATTTTGATTTTAAGACCGCTAGCTATGATGAGTAAGCCTGATATTATTGATATTGCAACAAAAATTGGTACGAAGAAATTTGCAGAAGCAATGCCTGAATATTGTGGAGTTATATCTCAAAATCCTGTAACTGCTGGTAGTTATGATAGAGTTGAAAAAGAGTCAAAAAAGTTTGATTACACTATTTTAGATGAAGCTATTAAAAATGCAAAAATCAAAAATATTGATGAGGTATTAGATGATGTTTGTGAAGTTGGGACTTTGGAAGTTGTAAATGTTGTTGGTGAAAATGAAATAGTAGTTGATATAAGACAAAGTAACGATATATTAGAAGCTTCTTGTGAAGTTTTAAAAATACCATTTTATGATTTAAAAAAAGAGTTTAAAAAATTAGATAACTCAAAGACTTACCTATTATATTGTGATAAAGGTGTTTTAAGTCAACTACACGGACAATATTTAAAAGATGAAGGAAAATATACAAATATAAAGGTTTTTAGACCTTAA
- a CDS encoding ATP-binding protein, whose translation MGEVALSNHGVLFFDELPHFPSNILEALREPLEDNKILISRVNSKILYETKFIFVSAMNPCPCGNKLSSMKECRCSDFEVQRYKNRLSEPFLDRIDLYVVMNDSFSDNKNIVSSKELHESVIKAFIRQKNRGQKELNGKLSDKDIKKYCILDNESSDILEKARVNYSLSFRSINKVLKVARTIADINDNEFISKSDLLKSLNFRKR comes from the coding sequence ATGGGAGAAGTTGCTTTGAGTAATCACGGAGTTCTATTTTTTGATGAGTTACCGCATTTCCCTAGCAATATTTTAGAAGCTTTACGAGAACCACTTGAGGATAATAAGATATTAATATCAAGAGTAAATAGTAAGATATTATATGAGACAAAATTCATATTTGTAAGTGCCATGAATCCTTGTCCTTGTGGAAATAAACTTTCAAGTATGAAAGAGTGTAGATGTAGTGATTTTGAAGTACAAAGATATAAAAATCGTCTTAGTGAACCATTTTTAGATAGGATTGATTTATATGTAGTGATGAATGATAGTTTTAGCGATAATAAAAATATCGTAAGCTCAAAAGAACTTCATGAAAGTGTAATAAAAGCTTTTATAAGACAAAAAAATAGAGGACAAAAAGAGTTAAATGGAAAACTAAGTGATAAAGATATAAAAAAGTATTGTATTTTAGATAACGAGAGTTCTGATATACTTGAAAAAGCTAGAGTAAATTACTCTTTATCATTTAGAAGTATAAATAAAGTTTTAAAAGTAGCAAGAACAATTGCTGATATAAATGATAATGAATTTATATCTAAAAGTGATTTACTAAAAAGTTTAAATTTTAGAAAAAGATAA
- a CDS encoding TniB family NTP-binding protein: protein MKNNEHLDNLLPIVREKLNLSNEDRKEFILEEKWITYPNAKEILEKLEFLYSHPKKSRMPCMLIVGATNNGKTSIINKFIKNHPPYENEEETITPVLCIVAPETGSISDFFSKILQNLCVPYRNGDKINKKRELIDHYFKICDIKILIVDEIHNILVGAVSKQKAFMNSLKNLSTELQIPIVIVGIPDALHATNTDEQINNRFKPIALKKWQFDRNYLSLLASLEKTLPLKNASNIYSNKELAEYVFDTSEGYIGEIIELITQASLYSIDNHIEKIDIKSLKNSGFTKPSLRKHINNILDL from the coding sequence ATGAAAAATAATGAACATTTAGATAATTTACTTCCAATTGTTAGAGAAAAATTAAATTTATCAAATGAAGATAGAAAAGAATTCATTCTAGAAGAAAAATGGATAACTTATCCTAATGCAAAAGAAATCTTAGAAAAATTAGAATTTTTGTATAGTCATCCAAAAAAAAGTAGAATGCCATGCATGTTAATAGTGGGAGCAACAAACAATGGGAAAACATCTATTATTAATAAATTTATAAAAAACCATCCTCCTTATGAAAATGAAGAAGAAACAATAACTCCTGTTTTATGTATTGTTGCACCTGAAACTGGTTCTATAAGTGATTTTTTTAGCAAAATATTGCAAAACCTTTGTGTTCCTTATAGAAATGGTGATAAAATAAATAAGAAAAGAGAATTAATTGATCACTATTTTAAAATATGTGATATAAAAATTCTAATAGTCGATGAAATTCATAATATACTTGTTGGTGCTGTTTCAAAACAAAAAGCCTTTATGAATTCTTTAAAAAATTTGAGTACTGAACTTCAAATACCGATAGTAATAGTTGGTATTCCAGATGCTTTACACGCTACAAATACAGATGAACAAATAAATAATAGGTTTAAACCAATTGCTCTTAAAAAATGGCAATTTGATAGAAATTATTTATCTTTGTTAGCAAGTTTAGAAAAAACATTACCATTAAAAAATGCTTCTAATATTTATTCAAATAAAGAATTAGCTGAATATGTTTTTGATACAAGCGAAGGTTATATAGGTGAAATTATTGAATTAATTACTCAAGCTTCCTTATATTCAATTGACAATCACATTGAAAAAATTGATATAAAATCTCTAAAAAACTCCGGTTTTACGAAACCATCTCTTAGAAAACATATAAATAATATTTTAGATCTATGA
- a CDS encoding putative Na+/H+ antiporter, whose amino-acid sequence MSPSTLQIIAVTIFALAIIHIFSVKYFEHLAHRSEKHSGLFHLLGEIEVVFGIWAMILVLFMFIFLGKEETMDYVNNRNYEETMFVFVIMVIAATRPILNTVLFLVKRVSNILPLKGATSFYFVVMCLVPLLGSLITEPAAMTLAALILSDKLFSQGISNKLKYITLGALFVNISVGGTLTNFAAPPILMVAKTWEWDTIFMFTTFGWKAIIITFINTILIIVLFYKELSNINIRTTVSDREKIPFAIILVHFIFLFLVVYFGHYPAFFMSIFLLFLGVTYAYQQYQDRLMLREGLLVAFFLGGLVILGGQQEWWLKDIISNLSNPEAFLGAITLGAFTDNAAITYLGSLVEGLSDEFKYYLVAGAVTGGGLTIIANAPNPAGAAILKSHFQDNSIDPRFLFLGALIPTIISSLCFIFL is encoded by the coding sequence ATGTCACCATCAACACTGCAAATTATCGCTGTTACTATCTTTGCATTAGCAATTATTCATATTTTTTCAGTTAAATATTTTGAACATTTAGCACACAGAAGCGAAAAACATTCTGGACTTTTCCATCTTCTTGGAGAGATTGAGGTTGTATTTGGTATTTGGGCTATGATTTTAGTTTTATTTATGTTTATATTTTTGGGAAAAGAAGAGACAATGGACTATGTAAATAACAGAAATTATGAAGAGACGATGTTTGTATTCGTAATTATGGTTATTGCAGCAACTAGACCTATTTTAAATACAGTCTTATTTTTAGTAAAAAGAGTATCAAATATTTTGCCACTCAAAGGAGCTACTTCATTTTATTTTGTTGTAATGTGTTTAGTTCCACTTTTGGGTTCATTGATTACAGAACCAGCTGCTATGACTTTAGCAGCATTAATTTTAAGTGATAAACTATTTTCACAAGGTATTTCAAATAAATTAAAATATATAACTTTGGGAGCTTTATTTGTAAATATATCTGTTGGAGGAACTTTGACAAATTTTGCAGCACCTCCTATTTTAATGGTTGCAAAAACTTGGGAGTGGGACACAATTTTTATGTTTACAACTTTTGGTTGGAAGGCAATTATTATTACTTTTATTAATACAATTTTGATTATAGTTCTGTTTTATAAAGAACTTTCAAATATTAATATAAGAACAACAGTTAGTGATAGAGAAAAGATACCTTTTGCTATAATTCTAGTTCACTTTATATTTCTTTTTTTAGTGGTATATTTTGGACATTATCCAGCATTTTTTATGAGTATATTCTTGTTATTCTTGGGAGTTACATATGCTTATCAACAATATCAAGATAGATTGATGCTGAGGGAGGGTCTTTTGGTTGCATTCTTTTTGGGTGGTTTGGTAATATTAGGTGGTCAGCAAGAGTGGTGGCTAAAAGATATTATATCAAATTTGAGTAACCCAGAAGCATTTTTAGGAGCAATAACATTAGGAGCATTTACTGATAATGCTGCTATTACTTATTTAGGTTCTTTAGTTGAAGGATTAAGTGATGAGTTTAAGTATTATTTAGTTGCCGGAGCTGTTACTGGTGGGGGATTGACTATTATAGCAAATGCACCAAATCCAGCAGGTGCTGCAATACTAAAAAGTCATTTTCAAGATAACTCTATTGACCCTAGATTTTTATTTTTAGGAGCATTAATTCCTACAATAATTTCTAGTTTATGTTTTATATTTTTATAA
- a CDS encoding Mu transposase C-terminal domain-containing protein: MEKISLNIGSKIFVNNQEYEIKKQIDLKTILGLNLLTSKLENISINHIKNEKPSSKLIINEDIPEEHWIEAKNRLEIITPLLSRKTTKNEIEDIANKNNLHISTIYRWIVQYKENPLLSSLLPKHLSKGGKGILRTNEETELIIQKSINDLYLSQQKFSARKVYFDIVRKCKNARITPPSENTVRSRIAKIEEKKKIKYRESAMLADRKYRNTDGMFPEGKYPLDFIQIDHTPMDIDIVDEIYRRSIGRPYLTLAIDVYSRMITGFYISLDEPSYFSVSQCISQSILTKEKYLREIGIEGKWYIYGIPRALGIDNAQEFRSKDLQRVCEEYGITISWRPVARPQFGGHIERMIGTAMNEIHTLPGSLFSSIQKRGEYDSEKKSIFTLKELEKWFANYIINQYHKHIHSAIRMTPEKKYELGIFGDDDNPGRGLPEKISNEDYFKISLLPTIERTIQQFGVKIDNIVYYSDILRRWIKAKDKDNKAKKFLFKRDPRDISVIWFYDPTIKNYFEVHYRNISYPPISIWDLRNIRKYLDDKHQKDYDETVLFKTYYKLQEIQKEAAKKTKTVRREQEAKEIRKNRKEFDDIKIKSTKNISIESNTNNETSTFNDLFKDIKPFDEIEI; the protein is encoded by the coding sequence ATGGAAAAAATAAGTTTAAATATTGGTTCAAAAATTTTTGTGAATAATCAAGAATATGAAATAAAAAAACAAATAGATTTAAAAACTATTTTAGGTTTAAATTTATTGACAAGTAAATTAGAAAATATCTCAATAAATCATATTAAAAATGAAAAACCATCATCTAAATTGATAATAAATGAAGATATACCAGAAGAACATTGGATTGAAGCAAAAAATAGACTAGAAATCATTACACCTCTTCTTTCAAGAAAAACCACAAAAAATGAAATAGAAGATATTGCAAATAAAAATAATTTACATATTAGTACAATTTACAGATGGATTGTTCAATATAAAGAAAATCCTCTTTTAAGTTCACTTTTACCAAAACATTTATCAAAAGGGGGAAAAGGAATTCTAAGAACAAATGAAGAAACAGAATTAATTATTCAAAAATCAATTAATGACTTATATTTATCTCAACAAAAGTTTTCAGCTAGAAAAGTCTATTTTGATATAGTAAGAAAATGTAAAAATGCAAGAATTACTCCTCCTAGTGAAAATACTGTTAGAAGTAGAATAGCTAAAATTGAAGAAAAGAAAAAAATAAAATATAGAGAAAGTGCAATGCTTGCTGATAGAAAATATAGAAACACAGATGGTATGTTTCCAGAAGGTAAATATCCACTTGATTTTATTCAAATTGACCATACTCCTATGGATATTGATATAGTTGATGAAATATATAGAAGGTCTATTGGAAGACCTTATTTAACTTTAGCAATTGATGTCTATAGTAGAATGATTACAGGCTTCTACATAAGTTTAGATGAGCCCAGCTATTTCTCTGTTAGCCAATGTATAAGCCAATCAATACTTACAAAGGAGAAATACTTAAGAGAAATAGGAATTGAGGGAAAATGGTATATTTATGGAATTCCAAGAGCTTTAGGAATAGATAATGCTCAAGAATTTCGTTCGAAAGATTTACAAAGAGTTTGTGAAGAATATGGAATAACTATCTCATGGAGACCTGTTGCAAGACCCCAATTTGGCGGGCATATAGAGAGAATGATCGGTACAGCAATGAATGAAATACATACTCTTCCAGGTTCTTTATTTTCATCTATACAAAAAAGAGGAGAATATGATTCTGAAAAAAAATCAATTTTTACACTAAAGGAATTAGAAAAGTGGTTTGCAAATTATATAATCAATCAATATCACAAACATATTCATTCAGCAATAAGAATGACTCCTGAAAAAAAATATGAATTAGGAATATTTGGAGATGATGATAATCCAGGCAGAGGTTTACCTGAGAAAATTTCTAATGAAGATTATTTTAAAATATCTCTACTTCCTACAATAGAAAGAACAATACAACAGTTTGGTGTAAAAATTGATAATATTGTTTACTATTCTGATATTTTAAGACGTTGGATTAAAGCAAAAGATAAAGACAATAAAGCTAAAAAATTTTTGTTTAAAAGAGACCCTAGAGATATAAGTGTTATTTGGTTTTATGACCCTACAATTAAGAATTATTTTGAAGTTCATTACAGAAATATTTCTTATCCACCTATTTCCATTTGGGATTTAAGAAATATCAGAAAATATTTAGATGATAAACATCAAAAAGACTATGATGAAACTGTATTATTTAAAACTTACTATAAATTACAAGAAATTCAAAAAGAAGCTGCTAAAAAGACAAAAACTGTAAGAAGAGAACAAGAAGCAAAAGAAATTAGAAAAAATAGAAAAGAATTTGATGATATAAAAATAAAATCAACAAAAAATATTTCAATAGAAAGCAATACAAACAATGAGACTTCTACTTTTAATGATTTATTTAAAGATATTAAACCTTTTGATGAGATTGAAATATGA
- a CDS encoding TolC family protein — protein sequence MFKILFILLIFLSGFLNAFSLKDGFIKTLSNNPDVLVRENELKKIAYDIDIANGLFYPTINFEASADNSRTSRDSYTPKNGRLESKDEYLLRLNQPLYDGFESSYEKKIQQNRYESAKFYLKELQNELALRYVQNYINVLKTNEMLDLSNESYNMSEDMYNKTSRKVEMGYGTKLEYERAKGNLEESSVNLSIDRLSLADATQNLYDNIQEEFISSSLTHPIFSYNLPNTQKEALGYAFLNHPSVMVSLKNIDVAIFEQKRELKSFHPNVNLVATYRLNDASYKENYMDTSNEYKVGLELVYNLYNGGKDFANNKKLLQTIQEKKILLQKTNQQISNKLALSWNSYLLNSEKLEKLEKFVKTRKAVLDATYQEFTLGTRDLGSVVDAHLDYISTKRNVITTTYDLLLAHYRILDSIGILSDEILDQKDKEIFEKNDSKINEILKNNIK from the coding sequence ATGTTTAAAATTTTATTTATATTGTTAATCTTTTTATCTGGTTTTTTAAATGCATTTTCTTTGAAAGATGGATTTATTAAAACTTTATCAAATAATCCAGATGTTCTTGTTAGAGAAAACGAATTAAAAAAAATAGCATATGATATTGACATAGCAAATGGATTATTTTACCCAACAATAAATTTTGAAGCAAGTGCTGATAATTCAAGAACTTCAAGGGACTCATATACTCCTAAAAATGGAAGATTAGAATCAAAAGATGAATATTTACTTAGATTAAACCAACCTTTATATGATGGATTTGAATCTTCATATGAAAAAAAGATTCAACAAAATAGATATGAAAGTGCAAAATTTTATTTAAAAGAGCTTCAAAATGAGTTGGCATTAAGATATGTCCAAAACTATATCAATGTTTTAAAAACAAATGAAATGTTAGATTTATCAAATGAATCATATAACATGAGTGAAGATATGTACAATAAAACATCTAGAAAAGTTGAGATGGGGTATGGAACAAAATTAGAGTATGAAAGAGCAAAAGGAAATTTAGAAGAGAGTAGTGTAAATTTATCAATTGATAGATTAAGTTTAGCAGATGCTACACAAAATTTGTATGACAATATTCAAGAAGAATTTATTTCTTCTTCTTTAACACATCCAATATTTTCATATAATCTTCCAAATACACAAAAAGAAGCTTTAGGTTATGCATTTTTGAATCATCCATCGGTTATGGTATCTTTAAAAAATATAGATGTAGCAATTTTTGAACAAAAAAGAGAGTTAAAATCATTTCATCCAAATGTAAATTTAGTTGCAACTTATAGATTAAATGATGCAAGTTATAAAGAGAACTATATGGATACTTCAAATGAATATAAAGTTGGTCTTGAGTTGGTTTATAATTTATATAATGGTGGTAAGGATTTTGCAAATAATAAAAAACTACTTCAAACAATCCAAGAAAAGAAAATTTTATTACAAAAAACAAATCAACAAATATCAAATAAATTAGCTTTATCATGGAATAGTTATCTTTTAAATTCTGAAAAATTAGAAAAATTAGAAAAATTTGTAAAAACTAGAAAAGCGGTTTTGGATGCTACTTATCAAGAATTTACTCTAGGAACTAGAGATTTAGGTAGTGTTGTTGATGCTCATTTAGATTATATATCTACTAAAAGAAATGTAATCACTACAACTTATGATTTACTTTTAGCTCATTATAGAATTTTAGATTCAATTGGGATTTTATCAGATGAGATACTAGATCAAAAAGATAAAGAAATATTTGAAAAAAACGATTCTAAAATAAATGAAATATTAAAAAATAATATAAAATAA
- a CDS encoding TniQ family protein, which translates to MINNVTRYIDLNNKKFRIKPKPQEDELLSSWLVRVARAHLTLTTSFTNMHFKEYKNNIIWQRDLDIWCPDKLIDRISFKSGYSEEIIFNMTLRSLEGIIADKITGKSNTPNIRALGNYCHIKTKGGLMFCSQCLKKDKIPYFRKIWRLKEYTICKEHNIELLDRCTNCLTPLTIYKSFQEKDFTFCYKCGNKL; encoded by the coding sequence ATGATTAATAATGTTACAAGATATATTGATTTAAATAATAAAAAATTTCGTATAAAACCAAAACCTCAAGAAGATGAACTATTAAGTTCTTGGTTAGTTCGAGTTGCACGAGCTCATTTAACACTTACAACATCGTTTACAAATATGCATTTTAAAGAATATAAAAATAATATTATATGGCAAAGAGATTTAGATATTTGGTGTCCAGATAAATTGATTGATAGAATTTCATTTAAAAGTGGATATTCTGAAGAAATAATTTTCAATATGACACTTAGAAGTTTAGAAGGAATAATTGCTGATAAAATTACGGGGAAATCAAATACTCCAAACATAAGAGCTTTAGGGAATTATTGTCATATAAAAACAAAGGGTGGATTAATGTTTTGTTCACAATGTTTAAAAAAAGATAAAATTCCTTACTTTAGAAAAATATGGAGATTAAAAGAATATACGATATGCAAGGAACATAATATTGAACTATTAGATAGATGTACTAACTGTTTAACACCTCTAACTATTTACAAATCTTTTCAAGAAAAAGATTTTACATTTTGTTATAAATGTGGAAATAAACTATAA
- a CDS encoding TnsA endonuclease N-terminal domain-containing protein encodes MPIRKIPKNYRSVTGTFPSYKNKRNIFYESLLERDFYLLLEFNYDVISYEEQPFRIYYQRSKSTYRYTPDVLVHYNSELNLLPCVFEIKMSDEIKEKKVFFEEKFNQIEKYININDLDFRIFTELDIDKIYLENAMFLYRYKDLNNKTISKNILEKMKLFQEISVNDLLQHFSSNKFEQMEILPYIWQLIFLNKIVIDMYIKITNSSVIKAK; translated from the coding sequence ATGCCTATACGTAAAATACCTAAAAATTATAGAAGCGTTACTGGTACTTTCCCAAGTTATAAGAATAAACGTAATATCTTTTATGAATCTCTTCTTGAAAGAGATTTTTATTTATTGTTAGAATTTAATTATGATGTAATTTCTTATGAAGAACAACCTTTTAGAATTTATTATCAAAGATCCAAATCTACTTATAGATATACTCCAGATGTTTTAGTTCACTACAATTCAGAATTAAATCTATTACCATGTGTATTTGAGATCAAAATGAGTGATGAAATTAAAGAAAAAAAAGTATTTTTTGAAGAAAAGTTTAATCAAATTGAAAAATATATAAATATAAATGACTTAGATTTTAGAATCTTTACAGAACTTGATATAGATAAAATTTATTTAGAAAATGCAATGTTTCTTTATAGATATAAAGATTTAAATAATAAAACTATTTCAAAAAATATTTTAGAAAAAATGAAACTTTTTCAAGAAATATCAGTAAATGATTTATTACAACATTTTTCATCAAATAAATTTGAACAAATGGAAATACTACCATATATTTGGCAACTAATTTTTTTAAATAAAATTGTTATAGATATGTATATTAAGATAACAAATAGTTCTGTTATAAAGGCTAAATAG